In the genome of Acidobacteriota bacterium, the window TGCAGCGCAAGGGACGCCTGGCCGAGGTTTCGCGCAAGTTTCTGCGTTCGCTGGGGCTGCAGTTCGAATACTACGACGGACGGCTCTTCTCCACCTGCACCAACTTCCCGCTGGATCTGCTTTTTTTGCGCGACGACGATATTCCGGAATATGTCGAGGAAGGAGTCACCGACCTGGGCATCGCGGGACTCAACATCGTCCACGAGTA includes:
- a CDS encoding ATP phosphoribosyltransferase; protein product: MSIKLDGDHLKISLQRKGRLAEVSRKFLRSLGLQFEYYDGRLFSTCTNFPLDLLFLRDDDIPEYVEEGVTDLGIAGLNIVHE